A genomic segment from Saprospiraceae bacterium encodes:
- a CDS encoding M48 family metallopeptidase, whose product MQHKKTINLSSRLLLTPQFITDYIIVHELAHLVHMNHSAAYWKVVEKVMPEYQKAEAWLKKYGERCNF is encoded by the coding sequence TTGCAGCACAAAAAAACGATCAATCTCTCTTCCCGATTGCTATTGACACCCCAGTTTATTACCGACTACATCATCGTCCATGAATTAGCCCACTTGGTGCACATGAATCATTCTGCGGCTTATTGGAAAGTTGTAGAAAAAGTGATGCCGGAATACCAAAAAGCAGAAGCCTGGTTGAAGAAGTATGGGGAGCGATGTAATTTTTAA
- a CDS encoding type II toxin-antitoxin system RelE/ParE family toxin: protein MAKIKWGKKATKDLKSIHEYISLDSRFYANQYISKIVLRVDQLQNFPESGRIVPEKEDPSIRELIEGNYRIFYKTQRGNVIILRIHHSSRKIK, encoded by the coding sequence ATGGCAAAAATAAAATGGGGTAAAAAAGCCACAAAAGATCTCAAATCAATACATGAATACATTTCTTTGGATTCAAGATTCTATGCAAATCAATATATTAGTAAGATCGTTTTAAGAGTAGATCAATTACAAAATTTTCCTGAATCGGGTAGAATTGTTCCTGAGAAAGAAGACCCATCAATTCGCGAATTGATTGAAGGTAACTACAGAATATTTTATAAAACACAAAGAGGAAATGTGATTATACTCCGAATACATCATTCCTCCAGAAAAATAAAATAG